The following proteins are encoded in a genomic region of Streptomyces collinus Tu 365:
- a CDS encoding cytochrome P450: MPEDETACPDSGRRPSGCPDRGADRGPDSGADRGQGPERSGTDAIGCPFDFSEDLAFDPALADLMEQGPVTRVRLPHGDSEAWLVTSYNGVQQVTTDPRLSRAAIVGRDYPRLTPEPIVSPESINVIDPPESQRLRRAVTQAFTKPRVRRMRPAIEQVTGALLDEMAAHGPPADLVTHLSLKLPHHTICELLDVDRADRALLLEYTHRMLTTAPGQKQESADAKRHLRAYFGRLVRQRRDRPGEDLISTLAAASDEPLSDDELAVLAMTLLLSGNDTATCQISNISYTLLTQPHWWDLLVAHPERLPEVLDELLRIIPFRKGVGIPRLALADVEIDGTLVRAGDFVHVSYLTANRDPEVFARPHAFDPDRPSRPHMTFGWGGHHCVAAPLAMEELQVALGALLTRFPGLRLAVPSSELRWDTETIRRFPLELPVTW; this comes from the coding sequence ATGCCCGAAGATGAGACGGCATGCCCGGATTCCGGTCGGCGTCCGTCCGGCTGTCCGGACCGCGGGGCGGACCGCGGGCCGGACAGCGGGGCGGACCGCGGGCAGGGCCCCGAGCGGAGCGGCACCGACGCGATCGGCTGTCCTTTCGACTTCAGCGAGGACCTCGCGTTCGATCCCGCGCTCGCCGACCTCATGGAGCAGGGCCCGGTGACCCGCGTCCGCCTCCCCCACGGCGACAGCGAGGCCTGGCTGGTCACCAGTTACAACGGGGTGCAGCAGGTGACGACCGATCCCCGCCTGAGCCGGGCGGCCATCGTCGGCCGGGACTACCCGAGACTGACGCCGGAGCCGATCGTCTCACCCGAATCGATCAACGTCATCGACCCGCCCGAAAGCCAGCGTCTGCGCAGAGCGGTGACGCAGGCGTTCACCAAGCCCCGGGTACGGCGCATGCGGCCGGCCATCGAGCAGGTGACCGGCGCGCTCCTGGACGAGATGGCCGCCCACGGCCCGCCCGCCGACCTGGTGACGCACCTGTCCCTGAAGCTGCCGCACCACACCATCTGCGAACTGCTGGACGTGGACCGGGCCGACCGCGCCCTCCTGCTGGAGTACACCCACCGGATGCTGACCACCGCGCCCGGCCAGAAGCAGGAGTCGGCCGACGCCAAGCGCCATCTGCGCGCCTACTTCGGCCGTCTGGTGCGCCAGCGGCGCGACCGGCCGGGCGAGGACCTCATCAGCACCCTGGCCGCCGCTTCGGACGAGCCGCTCAGCGACGACGAACTGGCCGTACTGGCGATGACGCTGCTGCTCAGCGGCAACGACACGGCCACCTGCCAGATCAGCAACATCAGCTACACCCTGCTCACCCAGCCGCACTGGTGGGACCTCCTCGTCGCACACCCCGAGCGGCTGCCCGAGGTGCTCGACGAACTGCTGCGCATCATCCCCTTCCGCAAGGGCGTCGGCATCCCGCGCCTGGCGCTGGCCGACGTCGAGATCGACGGGACCCTGGTGCGCGCCGGCGACTTCGTCCACGTGTCCTACCTGACCGCCAACCGCGATCCCGAGGTCTTCGCGCGACCGCACGCGTTCGATCCCGACCGCCCCTCCCGCCCCCACATGACGTTCGGCTGGGGCGGACACCACTGCGTCGCCGCCCCGCTCGCCATGGAGGAACTCCAGGTGGCCCTCGGCGCCCTGCTCACCCGCTTCCCCGGGTTGCGCCTGGCCGTGCCCAGCAGCGAGCTGCGCTGGGACACGGAGACCATCCGGCGCTTCCCCCTGGAGCTGCCGGTGACGTGGTAG
- a CDS encoding M12 family metallo-peptidase, translating to MRPRFSLVACAAATAFTATLSVALTAPAASAGTHAGGGKHEPWVVRSAEQYTDAKAFRSLCKSKQGKPERVTFPLFKHSKGFTAVQDFKSLRADGSVFWSGHDPKNAQHTISVTVLGACAKKKGPVNLSGVVTDGFRDYSYQPVPKCPDKYLLQEINTLKLPPSGRGVDTVTIPAKPYGSRAAAAAVRATPNDPAAIDVVVAYTPATVATVGSAESVRSSITYGVNQLNRALAFSGVPASVHVVHTYQTAATNVPRENVNTLLSMISNPANLTLGSTASAQRQRYGADLVALVAAVPFEDSSGAADLPDPAPASTTSNAAFSVTSLGSITAWENLAHEIGHNFGLKHDRRTVTSQGGTTPAGTFNYGFVTAGGQHRTLMAYSSACPVACNVVNAYSNTERTWNGEALGNANNNNAAFARQTVDTVAAYRASLVTNRHSLTLSHDPEGGGTVRVSEYGPYDPGTQVTVTAVANPGYRFDAWAVDGIELEGNNPSYQLTMNANRTINALFARVP from the coding sequence ATGCGCCCTCGCTTCTCACTCGTCGCCTGTGCCGCGGCGACCGCCTTCACCGCGACCCTGTCCGTCGCCCTGACCGCACCCGCCGCCTCGGCCGGCACGCATGCGGGCGGCGGCAAGCACGAGCCCTGGGTGGTGCGCTCCGCCGAGCAGTACACGGACGCCAAGGCGTTCCGTTCGCTGTGCAAGTCCAAGCAGGGCAAGCCCGAGCGCGTCACGTTCCCGCTCTTCAAGCACAGCAAGGGCTTCACCGCCGTGCAGGACTTCAAGAGCCTGCGTGCGGACGGCTCGGTGTTCTGGAGCGGCCATGACCCGAAGAACGCGCAGCACACCATCTCGGTGACCGTCCTGGGGGCCTGCGCCAAGAAGAAGGGGCCGGTGAACCTCTCCGGCGTCGTCACCGACGGCTTCCGCGACTACTCGTACCAGCCGGTGCCCAAGTGCCCGGACAAGTACCTGCTGCAGGAGATCAACACCCTCAAGCTGCCGCCCAGCGGGCGCGGTGTCGACACCGTCACCATCCCCGCGAAGCCGTACGGTTCGAGGGCCGCCGCTGCCGCTGTGCGGGCCACGCCCAACGACCCGGCCGCCATCGACGTCGTCGTCGCCTACACCCCGGCCACCGTCGCCACCGTCGGCAGCGCCGAGTCGGTCCGCTCCAGCATCACCTACGGCGTCAACCAGCTCAACCGGGCGCTCGCCTTCAGCGGCGTGCCGGCCAGCGTGCACGTCGTCCACACGTACCAGACGGCGGCCACCAACGTCCCCCGCGAGAACGTGAACACGCTGCTGTCCATGATCAGCAACCCCGCGAACCTGACCCTCGGCTCCACCGCCTCCGCCCAGCGCCAGCGCTACGGCGCCGACCTGGTGGCGCTGGTGGCCGCCGTCCCGTTCGAGGACAGCTCCGGGGCGGCGGACCTGCCCGACCCGGCGCCGGCCTCGACGACCTCCAACGCCGCGTTCTCGGTCACCAGCCTCGGGTCCATCACCGCGTGGGAGAACCTCGCGCACGAGATCGGCCACAACTTCGGCCTCAAGCACGACCGCCGGACGGTCACGAGTCAGGGCGGGACCACCCCCGCGGGCACGTTCAACTACGGCTTCGTCACCGCCGGCGGGCAGCACCGCACGCTCATGGCCTACTCCAGCGCCTGCCCGGTCGCGTGCAACGTGGTCAACGCCTACTCCAACACCGAGCGCACCTGGAACGGCGAGGCCCTGGGCAATGCCAACAACAACAACGCCGCCTTCGCCCGCCAGACCGTCGACACCGTGGCCGCCTACCGCGCCTCCCTGGTGACCAACCGCCACTCCCTGACCCTGTCCCACGACCCCGAGGGCGGCGGCACGGTCCGGGTCAGCGAGTACGGCCCGTACGACCCCGGTACGCAGGTCACCGTCACCGCCGTGGCCAACCCCGGCTACCGGTTCGACGCCTGGGCGGTCGACGGCATCGAGCTGGAGGGGAACAACCCGAGCTACCAGCTCACCATGAACGCGAACCGGACCATCAACGCGCTGTTCGCCCGGGTTCCGTAG
- a CDS encoding glycosyltransferase, giving the protein MRILIITAGSRGDVAPYTGLGRRLRDAGHQVTVAAHPSFEALVAGCGLHHRPMPGDPQQLIRDWARATSREETRALTRAYADGLADGVAQAVAGGADLLLTAQGPAPLSRTAGEAFGVPVIGTYLVPALATARFPLPNAHSTDDLGAEGNLAAGRDVLKRAEGVFVGAVTALRTRLGLPAGPPAPADVRPVFHGYSPLVVPRPEDWPSWAHVAGYWWPARPDGWHPPAELADFLQAGPPPVFLGFGSMAVGQGERLGELVSAAVKRAGVRAVVQAGWAGVSGHGTDVLAVGDVPHDWLFPRTAAVVHHAGAGTTAAGLRAGVPAVPVPVMADQPFWAARLYKLGVAPRTIPFPDLTAEALGDAITACVSEPSHHRRAAELAHALAAEDGTAPLLAHLASHTAG; this is encoded by the coding sequence ATGCGGATTCTGATCATCACCGCCGGCTCCCGGGGAGACGTCGCGCCCTACACGGGCCTGGGGCGGCGCCTGCGGGACGCGGGCCACCAGGTCACCGTCGCGGCCCACCCCTCCTTCGAGGCACTCGTCGCCGGCTGCGGCCTGCACCACCGGCCGATGCCGGGAGACCCGCAACAGCTCATCCGGGACTGGGCCCGGGCCACATCGCGGGAGGAGACCCGCGCACTGACGCGGGCATACGCCGACGGGCTCGCCGACGGAGTGGCCCAGGCCGTCGCCGGCGGAGCCGACCTGCTGCTCACAGCCCAGGGTCCGGCACCGCTCAGCCGCACCGCCGGCGAAGCCTTCGGCGTCCCCGTCATCGGCACCTACCTCGTCCCGGCCCTCGCCACCGCACGGTTCCCGCTGCCCAACGCCCACAGCACCGACGACCTGGGCGCCGAGGGCAACCTCGCCGCCGGCCGCGACGTGCTCAAACGCGCGGAAGGCGTCTTCGTGGGCGCCGTCACCGCACTGCGCACCCGCCTCGGCCTCCCGGCCGGGCCCCCGGCCCCGGCGGACGTCCGCCCCGTCTTCCACGGCTACAGCCCGCTGGTGGTGCCGCGCCCCGAGGACTGGCCGTCCTGGGCCCACGTGGCGGGCTACTGGTGGCCCGCGCGACCGGACGGCTGGCACCCGCCGGCCGAACTGGCCGACTTCCTCCAGGCCGGCCCGCCCCCGGTGTTCCTCGGATTCGGCAGCATGGCCGTGGGCCAGGGAGAACGGCTCGGCGAACTGGTGTCCGCCGCGGTGAAACGGGCCGGCGTGCGCGCGGTGGTGCAGGCGGGCTGGGCCGGGGTGAGCGGCCACGGCACCGACGTCCTGGCCGTCGGCGACGTCCCGCACGACTGGCTGTTCCCGCGCACCGCCGCCGTCGTCCACCACGCCGGGGCGGGCACCACCGCGGCCGGACTACGGGCCGGCGTACCCGCCGTACCGGTCCCCGTCATGGCCGACCAGCCGTTCTGGGCGGCCCGCCTGTACAAACTGGGAGTCGCCCCGCGCACGATCCCGTTCCCCGACCTCACCGCCGAAGCCCTCGGCGACGCGATCACGGCCTGCGTGTCCGAACCGTCCCACCACCGCCGCGCGGCCGAACTCGCCCACGCCCTCGCCGCCGAGGACGGCACCGCCCCCCTGCTCGCCCACCTCGCCTCACACACCGCCGGCTGA
- a CDS encoding DUF3253 domain-containing protein, producing MTETDRQLARRLERVIVDLLERRAATASICPSDAAREAYEGDGEGWRDLMEPARRAAWRLVAAGEVEVTQAGRPVTEDEVHGPVRIRRARR from the coding sequence GTGACGGAGACGGACCGGCAGCTCGCCCGGCGACTGGAGCGGGTCATCGTGGACCTGCTGGAGCGCCGTGCCGCGACCGCTTCGATCTGTCCGTCCGACGCCGCGCGCGAGGCCTACGAGGGGGACGGCGAGGGCTGGCGGGACCTGATGGAACCGGCCCGCCGGGCGGCCTGGCGGCTGGTGGCGGCCGGCGAGGTCGAGGTGACCCAGGCCGGGCGGCCCGTCACCGAGGACGAGGTGCACGGCCCCGTACGCATCCGCCGAGCACGCCGGTAG
- a CDS encoding exo-alpha-sialidase yields the protein MRVLLPLSAVTTGALLLATLAGAAPAAADHGFGGSPLVKVSPGDPYARCTIGARSPDSVVYPGTEVEPYLSVDPRDARRVVTVFQQDRWSDGGARGLAAAWSTNGRTFHRSTLPFSRCAPGGANFERASDPWVSTGADGTVYASGEGIDFTRSTRNALLAATSRDGGRTWRNLTTTHVDEQPFFNDKPSITADPVRKGTAYQVWDRLDNDPPGPSSLDGPGYLSLTRDGGRTWSRALRFVRTDAVPNTQTIGHVIVVDRRTGTLHDFYDSLTYSDDLNTVVEAHYAMVTSRDAGRTWSAPVTVARDTSVPEVDPNDPAKLLRAGSTLPSPAVDARTGALYMAYEGSDFSGGRFDSVQLVRSTDGGRTWRAPEAVSPKGVPAFSPSIAVDERGTVALTYYDLRFLKPGDTTTLPTAYQLATWPHGDPRHRTERRISPVFDWLRAPFAGGYFLGDYQGLAAAGKGVRAVLTQTHSGAPHNRTDVYSGSFRTW from the coding sequence ATGCGCGTCCTGCTGCCCCTGAGCGCCGTCACCACCGGCGCGCTGCTGCTCGCCACGCTCGCCGGCGCGGCTCCCGCCGCGGCGGACCACGGCTTCGGCGGCTCGCCGCTGGTGAAGGTCTCCCCCGGTGACCCGTACGCCAGGTGCACCATCGGCGCGCGGTCCCCCGACAGCGTCGTCTACCCGGGCACCGAGGTCGAGCCGTACCTGTCCGTCGACCCGCGGGATGCCAGGCGGGTGGTCACCGTGTTCCAGCAGGACCGCTGGAGTGACGGCGGCGCCCGCGGCCTGGCGGCCGCCTGGAGCACGAACGGCCGCACCTTCCACCGCAGCACACTGCCGTTCAGCCGGTGCGCCCCCGGCGGCGCCAACTTCGAACGGGCCTCCGACCCCTGGGTGAGCACCGGAGCGGACGGCACCGTCTACGCCAGTGGGGAGGGCATCGACTTCACGAGGAGCACCCGCAACGCCCTCCTGGCCGCCACCTCCCGCGACGGCGGCCGCACCTGGCGAAACCTCACCACCACGCACGTCGACGAGCAGCCGTTCTTCAACGACAAGCCCTCGATCACCGCCGACCCGGTCCGCAAGGGCACCGCCTACCAGGTCTGGGACCGCCTCGACAACGACCCGCCCGGCCCCAGCTCGCTCGACGGCCCGGGATACCTCTCCCTCACCCGCGACGGCGGCCGCACCTGGAGCAGGGCCCTGCGGTTCGTCCGCACCGACGCCGTGCCCAACACCCAGACCATCGGGCACGTCATCGTCGTCGACCGGCGCACCGGCACCCTGCACGACTTCTACGACTCGCTCACCTACTCCGACGACCTGAACACCGTCGTCGAAGCCCACTACGCCATGGTCACCTCCCGCGACGCCGGACGGACCTGGAGCGCCCCGGTCACCGTGGCCCGGGACACCTCCGTCCCCGAGGTCGACCCCAACGACCCCGCCAAGCTGCTGCGCGCCGGGTCCACCCTGCCCAGCCCGGCCGTCGACGCCCGCACCGGTGCGCTGTACATGGCCTACGAGGGCTCGGACTTCTCCGGCGGCAGGTTCGACTCCGTGCAGCTGGTGCGCTCCACCGACGGCGGACGCACCTGGCGGGCACCCGAGGCGGTCAGCCCGAAGGGGGTGCCGGCTTTCTCCCCGTCGATCGCGGTCGACGAACGGGGCACGGTCGCGCTCACCTACTACGACCTGCGTTTCCTCAAGCCGGGCGACACCACCACCCTGCCCACCGCCTACCAGCTCGCCACCTGGCCGCACGGGGACCCCAGGCACCGCACGGAGCGGCGCATCTCACCCGTCTTCGACTGGCTGCGTGCGCCGTTCGCCGGCGGCTACTTCCTCGGCGACTACCAGGGCCTGGCGGCGGCTGGCAAGGGAGTGCGGGCGGTGCTCACCCAGACGCACTCCGGCGCCCCGCACAACCGCACGGACGTGTACAGCGGAAGTTTCCGCACCTGGTGA
- a CDS encoding hemerythrin domain-containing protein → MPKIDLYRNVHMGQRARLFTLATELGAADITHGAAAAEQAERCLAMTRELREHADHEDTFIHRLLRERAPEAADALDAEHIRLDAAFTTLDEQARALPTTPAEALPEAQHALYLALNEVISAYLAHLHLEETVAMPALWQYAADAELGAVFTAFRASRSPEEALGDLRRMLPALPPAVRAAIMRGTVEAAPAQEADLLAAATTTLSPGQRRRLYEDLAAPQTPALEGRP, encoded by the coding sequence ATGCCCAAGATCGACCTCTACCGGAACGTCCACATGGGACAGCGCGCGCGGCTGTTCACCCTCGCCACCGAACTCGGCGCCGCGGACATCACCCACGGCGCGGCCGCCGCCGAACAGGCGGAGCGCTGCCTGGCCATGACGCGCGAACTGCGCGAGCACGCCGACCACGAGGACACCTTCATCCACCGGCTCCTGCGTGAACGGGCCCCCGAGGCGGCCGACGCGCTGGACGCCGAGCACATCCGCCTCGACGCCGCCTTCACCACCCTCGACGAGCAGGCACGCGCCCTGCCCACCACCCCCGCCGAGGCCCTGCCGGAAGCCCAGCACGCGCTCTACCTCGCCCTGAACGAGGTCATCAGCGCCTACCTCGCCCACCTCCACCTGGAGGAGACGGTCGCCATGCCGGCCCTGTGGCAGTACGCCGCCGACGCCGAGCTCGGAGCCGTCTTCACCGCCTTCCGCGCCTCCCGCAGCCCCGAGGAAGCACTCGGCGACCTGCGCCGGATGCTGCCCGCACTGCCCCCGGCCGTACGCGCGGCGATCATGCGCGGGACCGTCGAGGCGGCACCGGCCCAGGAAGCCGACCTCCTCGCCGCGGCCACCACCACCCTCAGCCCCGGCCAGCGCCGACGGCTGTACGAGGACCTCGCCGCGCCCCAGACCCCGGCGCTCGAGGGCCGGCCCTGA
- a CDS encoding MarR family winged helix-turn-helix transcriptional regulator has protein sequence MPDETARLVADVFEAAGALRRLGERTAAAEGLTQARWQVLSVVSDDPLTVPQAARRLGVSRQNVQRVANDLTSLELAAYEPNPDHRGSPLLTLTPRGRQALDRVTARAEALHRTLFAAIPDEEIRATRASLRRLLSELDRQEGEVGRR, from the coding sequence ATGCCGGACGAGACAGCACGACTGGTCGCCGACGTCTTCGAGGCGGCCGGCGCCCTGCGCCGCCTCGGCGAGCGGACCGCCGCCGCGGAGGGCCTCACCCAGGCCCGGTGGCAGGTCCTCAGCGTCGTCTCCGACGACCCGCTCACCGTCCCGCAGGCCGCGCGCCGCCTCGGCGTCAGCCGCCAGAACGTCCAGCGCGTCGCCAACGACCTGACCTCCCTCGAACTCGCCGCCTACGAGCCCAACCCGGACCACCGCGGCTCCCCCCTGCTGACGCTCACCCCGCGCGGCAGGCAGGCGCTCGACCGCGTCACCGCCAGGGCCGAAGCCCTGCACCGCACCCTCTTCGCGGCCATCCCCGACGAGGAGATCCGCGCCACCAGGGCATCGCTGCGCCGCCTGCTGAGCGAACTCGACCGCCAGGAGGGGGAGGTGGGCAGGCGCTAG
- the mca gene encoding mycothiol conjugate amidase Mca: MTKPTSLPRTGLRLMAVHAHPDDESSKGAATLARYRAEGADVLVATMTGGERGDVLNPAMDRPEVRADLPRLRRLEMERARKILGVRQEFLGFTDSGLPRDGEPLPEDCFAVQPLHRAARPLVAAMRAFRPHVVVTYDENGGYPHPDHIKTHQVCVEAFDTAGDPGRHPGTGAPWQPLKLYYTRAFSKAYFQALYDAMTAAGLHSPHGEVLKELQGVEEKWEITTRVECAAWFPTRLRALLAHETQVDPDGPERSCPLEIEQRAWPTEDYHLARSLVDTDLPEDDLFTGITRKTRKA; this comes from the coding sequence ATGACCAAACCCACCTCACTCCCGCGCACCGGACTGCGCCTGATGGCCGTGCACGCCCACCCGGACGACGAGTCGAGCAAGGGCGCGGCCACCCTCGCCCGCTACCGGGCCGAAGGCGCGGACGTCCTGGTCGCCACCATGACCGGCGGCGAGCGCGGCGACGTCCTGAACCCGGCCATGGACCGCCCCGAGGTGCGGGCCGACCTGCCCCGGCTGCGCCGCCTGGAGATGGAACGGGCCCGCAAGATCCTGGGCGTGCGCCAGGAGTTCCTCGGCTTCACCGACTCCGGACTGCCCCGCGACGGCGAGCCGCTGCCCGAGGACTGCTTCGCCGTGCAGCCGCTCCACCGCGCCGCCCGCCCGCTGGTCGCCGCCATGCGCGCCTTCCGCCCGCACGTCGTCGTCACCTACGACGAGAACGGCGGCTACCCGCACCCCGACCACATCAAGACCCACCAGGTCTGCGTCGAGGCGTTCGACACGGCCGGCGACCCCGGCCGCCACCCGGGCACCGGCGCGCCCTGGCAGCCGCTGAAGCTCTACTACACCCGCGCCTTCAGCAAGGCCTACTTCCAGGCCCTCTACGACGCCATGACGGCCGCCGGTCTCCACTCGCCGCACGGCGAGGTGCTCAAGGAACTCCAGGGGGTGGAGGAGAAGTGGGAGATCACCACACGGGTGGAGTGCGCCGCGTGGTTCCCGACCCGGCTGCGCGCGCTGCTCGCCCACGAGACCCAGGTCGACCCCGACGGCCCCGAGCGGTCCTGCCCGCTGGAGATCGAGCAGCGGGCCTGGCCCACCGAGGACTACCACCTCGCACGCAGCCTCGTCGACACCGACCTGCCGGAGGACGACCTGTTCACGGGCATCACCCGTAAGACCCGTAAGGCCTGA
- a CDS encoding cellulase family glycosylhydrolase, with amino-acid sequence MLRASLRAGAVTAALLICATTATATNTLTAAAVAPTATVVTASALPGAGSSGPDIPRLTDRQGRVLTLRGWNIEDKTHRGEQALTGITERHLRDLRAQGFDFARLLVFWDDLEPRPGRYSESYLRKIGRILDWADRYGVQVVIDAHQDVFGPAFGHRGIPAWATRTDGLPFTAHPDDWFAEYFEPAVQRAFTHLYEDRDLRDAQARMWRTLAARFARHPAVLGYDLINEPMGEARSGEDLATAARRIERDQLTPMYNRLVRAVRSADRDAWVFVEPTPIVGEGVPTGLGRVQDPRVVYAPHFYDSAMEAGADYDPGAGWIGAYERAVTAYPERYRVPVVVGEWGPPDSSLPHMNRFYRDAMASLGRYASGWAGYVWCYGGGYCAVDDAGAFRPNKELAVEPYAEDVAGRAVSASYDPGRGVYHLAYRAASRGSRVTVLSVPPGSWRVTATGGASVVRGPDGRARVLAAPGSRVTVTIERG; translated from the coding sequence GTGCTGCGAGCATCACTGAGGGCCGGCGCGGTCACCGCCGCGCTGCTCATCTGCGCCACGACCGCCACCGCCACGAACACCCTCACCGCCGCCGCCGTCGCGCCCACCGCCACCGTCGTCACCGCCTCCGCCTTACCGGGGGCCGGGAGCAGCGGGCCGGACATACCCCGGCTCACCGACCGGCAGGGCCGCGTCCTCACCCTGCGCGGCTGGAACATCGAGGACAAGACCCACCGGGGCGAGCAGGCGCTGACCGGCATCACCGAGCGCCATCTGCGCGACCTGCGGGCCCAGGGCTTCGACTTCGCCCGGCTGCTGGTCTTCTGGGACGACCTGGAACCGCGGCCGGGACGCTACAGCGAAAGCTACTTGCGAAAGATCGGGCGCATCCTGGACTGGGCCGACCGCTACGGCGTGCAGGTCGTGATCGACGCCCACCAGGACGTCTTCGGCCCGGCCTTCGGCCACCGCGGCATCCCCGCGTGGGCGACCAGGACGGACGGGCTGCCGTTCACCGCGCACCCGGACGACTGGTTCGCCGAGTACTTCGAGCCCGCCGTGCAGCGCGCCTTCACCCACCTCTACGAGGACCGGGACCTGCGCGACGCCCAGGCGCGGATGTGGCGCACCCTCGCCGCCCGCTTCGCCCGCCATCCGGCCGTCCTGGGCTACGACCTGATCAACGAGCCGATGGGCGAGGCGCGTTCGGGGGAGGACCTGGCGACGGCGGCCCGCCGGATCGAACGCGATCAGCTGACCCCGATGTACAACCGCCTTGTCCGCGCGGTGCGTTCGGCCGACCGGGACGCCTGGGTGTTCGTCGAGCCCACCCCGATCGTCGGCGAGGGCGTACCGACCGGCCTGGGCCGCGTTCAGGACCCGCGCGTGGTGTACGCGCCGCACTTCTACGACTCCGCCATGGAGGCGGGCGCCGACTACGACCCCGGCGCCGGCTGGATCGGGGCGTACGAGCGGGCCGTCACCGCCTACCCCGAGCGGTACCGGGTGCCGGTCGTCGTGGGCGAGTGGGGGCCGCCCGACAGCAGCCTGCCGCACATGAACCGGTTCTACCGTGACGCCATGGCCTCGCTGGGCCGCTACGCCTCCGGCTGGGCGGGCTACGTCTGGTGTTACGGGGGCGGTTACTGCGCGGTCGACGACGCCGGCGCCTTCCGGCCCAACAAGGAGCTGGCCGTCGAGCCGTACGCGGAGGATGTCGCGGGCCGGGCCGTCTCCGCGTCGTACGACCCCGGGCGGGGCGTGTACCACCTGGCGTACCGCGCGGCCTCGCGGGGCTCGCGGGTGACCGTGCTGTCCGTGCCGCCGGGCAGCTGGCGGGTCACGGCCACGGGCGGCGCGAGCGTCGTGCGCGGGCCGGACGGGCGGGCCCGGGTGCTGGCCGCCCCCGGCAGCAGGGTGACGGTCACGATCGAACGCGGCTGA
- a CDS encoding TetR/AcrR family transcriptional regulator, whose protein sequence is MTEVRTTQAAVPDEGRRGRKKRETRERLAHVATLMFIERGFENVTIAEIAEAADVSKMTVSNYFPLKEDLVFDAHEGVVDSLARVVRERAAGESALHALHRVFVSSLERPHVVNGRCTPGFARLVHDSPRLRAREREMDEQREAALAAALAHAAQADPQDPVAHLSAAQLAGAHRVLWRRMRALCRAAAPAAQLREEVTELAGTAFGLLEPVLGDYCRREG, encoded by the coding sequence ATGACCGAGGTGCGGACGACCCAGGCGGCGGTTCCGGATGAGGGCCGGCGAGGGCGCAAGAAGCGCGAGACCCGTGAACGGCTGGCCCATGTCGCGACGCTGATGTTCATCGAGCGCGGCTTCGAGAACGTGACGATCGCCGAGATCGCCGAGGCCGCCGACGTCTCGAAGATGACGGTCAGCAACTACTTCCCGCTCAAGGAGGACCTCGTCTTCGACGCCCACGAGGGCGTCGTGGACAGCCTCGCCCGGGTGGTGCGCGAACGCGCGGCGGGAGAGTCCGCGCTGCACGCCCTGCACCGCGTCTTCGTCTCCTCCCTCGAGCGGCCGCACGTGGTCAACGGGCGCTGCACACCCGGCTTCGCCCGGCTCGTGCACGACAGCCCGCGGCTGCGGGCCCGCGAGCGGGAGATGGACGAGCAGCGCGAGGCGGCGCTCGCCGCGGCCCTGGCTCACGCGGCACAGGCCGATCCGCAGGATCCCGTGGCGCACCTGAGCGCGGCTCAGCTCGCGGGCGCCCACCGGGTGTTGTGGCGCCGCATGCGGGCCCTGTGCCGTGCCGCGGCCCCGGCGGCGCAGCTGCGCGAGGAGGTCACCGAGCTGGCCGGCACGGCCTTCGGCCT